Below is a genomic region from Flammeovirgaceae bacterium SG7u.111.
TAGCGCCTAATGAAGAAAAAGATATTCGCTTTTTTATTACATGGAATTTCCCTAACCGCCTAGGCTTTCAACATAAGGCGAATGTGGGCAACTACTATGCTACTCAATTTGAGGACTCATGGGATGTGGCACAACAAACTGTGTCCAGAATTCCTGAATTGGAAAAAAAGACGAAGACTTTTGTCGATGCTTTTATTACGAGCGATATCCCAGCAATTGTTAAAGAAGCTGCTTTGTTTAACTTAGCACACTTTCGTACACAGCTTGTTTTTAAAACAAAATCAGGTTATTACTTGGGCTGGGAAGGTATTAAAGATAACGATGGCAGCGGGTCGGGTTCTTGTACGCATGTATGGAATTACGAACAAACCATCCCTTTCTTATTTGGAGATGTAGCGCAAAATATGCGTGAAATTGAGTTTGGCTATGCGACAAATGATCAAGGGCTGATGTGCTACCGCATTCATCTGCCCTTGGAAACCAAAGCCAAGAGTTTTGGGCTGGCAGCGGCAGACGGGCAGATGGGGTGCATAATGAAGTATTATCGCGAATGGCAGCTGTCTGGTGACGATGCGTTCCTGAAGAAGAATTGGCCAATGGTAAAAAAAGCCTTGGAGTTCTGTTGGATACCTAAGGGCTGGGATCCTGACAAAGATGGAATAATGGAAGGTTCGCAACACAATACCATGGATGTGGAGTATTATGGACCTAATCCACAGATGGGTTTTTGGTATCTTGGGGCTTTGCGTGCCACGGAAGAAATGGCAAGCTACCTAGGAGAAAAAGGTTTTGCTAAGACCTGTAGAGCGCTTTACGAAAATGGCTCTGCCTGGATGGATGAAAACCTCTTTAATGGTGAATATTATATCCAGGAAATAGTTCCTCCCATGCATCTAGATAGCATTGCAAAAGGCCTCATCCGAGTTAAAAAGCGTTTGGTTGCCGACGATCCACAATATCAGCTAGGAGAGGGGGTTTTGGTCGATCAGTTGATTGGGCAGGTGATGGCACATGTCCTTGGGTTGGGATACCTCACAGATAGGGGCAACATCATTAAAACCAATGAATCTATTCTAAAATACAATTATCGCGAAAGCCTACTGAAGCACCCAAACTTTATGCGCTCTTATGCTTATGGGAACGAATCGGCCTTGTTGATGGCAGATTATCCAGGTGGTAGACCCAAGCAACCTTTTCCTTATTTTACAGAAGTAATGACGGGTTTTGAGCATACTGCAGCAGTGGCAATGCTGTACGAAGGGCAGGTAGATGAAGGTATAAAAACCATTCAGGATATTCGCAACCGTTACGACGGTAAAAAACGAAATCCATTTAACGAAGCAGAGTATGGGCACCACTATGCCCGGAGCATGATGGCCTGGGGAGGAGTTTTGGCAACTACTGGGTTCCATTATTCGGGCGTTGAAAAATCGATAAGTTTTACCTCTAGGCCAGGTACTTATTTCTGGAGTAATGGCTACAGTTGGGGTACTTGCGAAGTTAAAAATAAGGAAGTCTTATTAACTGTGCTTTCTGGGGAGTTGCAGCTCGATAGTTTTTCGTTGGAGGATGTTGGGACTAAAAAGTTGAAGGGTAAAATGGTTCATTCGGGTGAGGTATTAAGTATTAAACTATGATATAAAGAGGCATATTTTTAATAGGTTCATTTAGTCCTCAAAAAATGGAAAGTAAGCTAAATGATTTGATTCTGGTAAAAGAAAATGATTGAAAAAAATTGAATAGACCAACTATGCTTAAATTTCTAATTACACTACAACTTGTTCTTTTGCTGCTTATCAATGGTGGCGCATTGGTTTTTGGTCAGTCCCTAAAACCAGCTAATATTTTTGGTGACCATATGGTTTTGCAAAGAGGAAAAACTGTTCCAGTTTGGGGACATAGCTCACCAAAAGATAAAATCACGGTTACATTTGCCAGCCAGAAAAAAACGACACGAGCTGCTGCCGATGGAAAGTGGATGGTTCGTTTAGATCCGTTAGAAGCGTCAGCAACTGGAAGGGATTTGATTATATCTGGCAAAAGCCAAGTTGTAATAAAAGATGTTTTGGTAGGGGAAGTCTGGATATGTTCAGGCCAATCTAATATGCAAATGGGCGTGTCGTCATCGCCAGAGGTGAGGGGGTTAGTTCCGTTGGCAAAAAATATAAGAAGTTTTCATGTACAAAACCTAGTTGCATTAGAAGAGCAGGAAGAAGTTCAGGGGCAGTGGGAGGCAACCCACCCCGAAAGTGCCGTTGCTTTTTCATTTGCTTATTTCCTAAATAACCTAGCTGAAGTGCCCGTAGGGATAATTCAAGCCTCTTGGGGCAGCTCGTCCATAGAAGCGTGGATGCCTAGATCTATGGTGGAAGAATTGCCACATTTTGATACTATAATGAATGAGTTTGATTCGGACGGCTTACGGGTCACACAGATTAAAAAATTGATAGGGCAATCGGATACATGGACGAACAAAGAGAATATCTTTTTAAGACGCCAACCCAATATTTTATACAATGCCATGATGTATCCGCTTATTCCTTTTGCGTGCAGAGGGTTGGTCTGGTATCAGGGTGAACGTAATACCCGATACATATCGGGGATGCCTGAAGTAGATGATACAAATTGGTTTCATCGGGTATGTGGGATGAAAGATTATGAGGATGTTCTAAAAAAATGGATACTGACTTACCGCAAGCAATGGCAAGATGACGAGATGCATTTTATGGTGATCATGCTGCCGGGCTATGGTAAAGGAACAGAAGCTAAAAAAGTTATTGACCCAGAAAGTCCCACTGAGCCTTCTTGGGCATGGATGCGAGAGTCCCAATTGGCATCGCTGGATTTGCCACATACTTCTGTAGTAAATACAATTGATTTAGGGGATTTGAAAAATATCCACCCTAACGATAAACTTCCCATAGGGCAGCGAGGGGCACTATTAGCGGCGAGAAATACGCTTAACCAAGATATTCCCTCTATGGGTCCTGTATTTAAAAGTGTTGATTTACAAGGGAATAAACTAGTGGTCCATTTTGACCATGCAAATGGGCTTAAAACTATAAATGGCAAAGCACCGTCAGGATTTTGGATATCAGATGATTCAAGAGAGTGGGTATTGGCAGAGGCAGCAATTGAGGGTGAACGTGTAATTTTGAGTTCGCCCAAGGTGAAAGAACCAAAATATATTCGCTTTGCTTTTGCTGGCAAACCTTCCGTTAATTTGGTCAACGAAAGTGAACTACCAGCTTACCCATTTCGAACCGATTCTTGGCAGGAATAGCCTGTTTTTACCAACTTAAACAAATGATGTTACTTATAAAAATGTTATATAATACCGGTTCTTTCCTCAGGGTAGCTGTTGTTTTCCTGCTTTTTTGCAGTTCTGCTAATTACACATTGTGGGCACAGGACAAGCCCAACGTGCTCATTATTTTTGCCGATGACCTCGGCTATGGCGACTTAGGCTGTTACGGTGCGCAGGATGTAAG
It encodes:
- a CDS encoding GH116 family glycosyl-hydrolase; this encodes MKLFKLTTIFTLLIGLLQAQNSDWPVLKTYDQEHIDRIAMPVGGIGTGTVSLSGYGAIIDWEIMSRPAKGFTPKYAGVEVINRAPFFSIYLEEEGKEAQALLLEGPVPSHFDEGFYGSKAPNHGLPRFAETTFQTAYPFGQVLLSDKDLPVEVTVGAFNPLIPGNTDDSSLPIAVLSYKVKNTSKKSITISLAGNIPNFIGFDGKEGKAFQNINAYKEEGGLKGIHYTGNGEIEKESSQWGTFSLTTNSEGEVSYRTCWQPGEWGNSTLEFWDDYTDDGVLEERVSGQKNNMGSLAVKTVLAPNEEKDIRFFITWNFPNRLGFQHKANVGNYYATQFEDSWDVAQQTVSRIPELEKKTKTFVDAFITSDIPAIVKEAALFNLAHFRTQLVFKTKSGYYLGWEGIKDNDGSGSGSCTHVWNYEQTIPFLFGDVAQNMREIEFGYATNDQGLMCYRIHLPLETKAKSFGLAAADGQMGCIMKYYREWQLSGDDAFLKKNWPMVKKALEFCWIPKGWDPDKDGIMEGSQHNTMDVEYYGPNPQMGFWYLGALRATEEMASYLGEKGFAKTCRALYENGSAWMDENLFNGEYYIQEIVPPMHLDSIAKGLIRVKKRLVADDPQYQLGEGVLVDQLIGQVMAHVLGLGYLTDRGNIIKTNESILKYNYRESLLKHPNFMRSYAYGNESALLMADYPGGRPKQPFPYFTEVMTGFEHTAAVAMLYEGQVDEGIKTIQDIRNRYDGKKRNPFNEAEYGHHYARSMMAWGGVLATTGFHYSGVEKSISFTSRPGTYFWSNGYSWGTCEVKNKEVLLTVLSGELQLDSFSLEDVGTKKLKGKMVHSGEVLSIKL
- a CDS encoding sialate O-acetylesterase; this encodes MLKFLITLQLVLLLLINGGALVFGQSLKPANIFGDHMVLQRGKTVPVWGHSSPKDKITVTFASQKKTTRAAADGKWMVRLDPLEASATGRDLIISGKSQVVIKDVLVGEVWICSGQSNMQMGVSSSPEVRGLVPLAKNIRSFHVQNLVALEEQEEVQGQWEATHPESAVAFSFAYFLNNLAEVPVGIIQASWGSSSIEAWMPRSMVEELPHFDTIMNEFDSDGLRVTQIKKLIGQSDTWTNKENIFLRRQPNILYNAMMYPLIPFACRGLVWYQGERNTRYISGMPEVDDTNWFHRVCGMKDYEDVLKKWILTYRKQWQDDEMHFMVIMLPGYGKGTEAKKVIDPESPTEPSWAWMRESQLASLDLPHTSVVNTIDLGDLKNIHPNDKLPIGQRGALLAARNTLNQDIPSMGPVFKSVDLQGNKLVVHFDHANGLKTINGKAPSGFWISDDSREWVLAEAAIEGERVILSSPKVKEPKYIRFAFAGKPSVNLVNESELPAYPFRTDSWQE